A single region of the Buteo buteo chromosome 16, bButBut1.hap1.1, whole genome shotgun sequence genome encodes:
- the MICAL2 gene encoding F-actin-monooxygenase MICAL2 isoform X3, producing the protein MGENDDEKYSQAGQIFENFVQASTCKGTIQAFNILTRQLELDPLDNRNFYTKLKSRVTTWKAKALWNKLDKRASHKEYKRGKSCMNTKCLIIGGGPCGLRTAIELAFLGAKVVVVEKRDTFSRNNVLHLWPYTIHDLRGLGAKKFYGKFCAGSIDHISIRQLQLILFKVALILGVEIHVNLEFVKVLEPPEDQENQKIGWRAEFLPMDHPLSEYEFDVIIGADGRRNTLEGFRRKEFRGKLAIAITANFINRNTTAEAKVEEISGVAFIFNQKFFQDLKEETGIDLENIVYYKDSTHYFVMTAKKQSLLDKGVIINDYIDTELLLCGENVNQNNLLSYAREAADFATNYQLPSLDFAINHYGQPDVAMFDFTSMYASENAALVRERHRHQLLVALVGDSLLEPFWPMGTGCARGFLAAFDTAWMVRSWAQGKPPLEVLAERESIYRLLPQTTPENINKNFDQYTIDPGTRYPNLNSSCVRPHQVRQLYVTNELQQCPLERVSSIRRSVNLSRHESDIRPNKLLTWCQKQTEGYRNVNITDLTTSWKSGLALCAIIHRFRPDLIDFDALNEEDVVKNNQLAFDVAEQEFGIPPVTTGKEVGSAGEPDKLSMVMYLSKFYELFRGTPLRAVDAGDKQNGENNDLCSAKSSNFIFNNYINLTLPRKRVPKVEGKTEENETNKRRRKGLLGVFEEASGFSSQGTNAGKEQSDGREGLNQNKVKSMATQLLAKFEENAPNTIFRRQELIDRPALLSSDPPVNPRFAKPKDPSLLPPQPKRQVVARSEHEVREPKQSLSGSDHMARRAKTVQKTDTQPSLSETSENLASACSAAFVLSGVLERLQHLEEKMKQKRAQTIANREFHKKNIKEKAAHLASMFGYMEFPKNKLPTKGLSHSQPPTPSCSPPHDSAAASSPSSVGSASPAVPSRQMTVGKVSSAVGAVAEVLVNLYVNDHRPKPQLPRLELKQSLKRATGSCPIPHSPSPASTAQSCQVLGSKGSLRKEFPQSIGGSDICYFCKKRVYVMERLSAEGHFFHRECFKCEICSTTLRLGIYAFDVEEGKFYCKPHFTHCKISTKHRKRRATLQTQGKEATEAWKKEEPKPTETTTESTLSTASSPEDRSPVQFIIPVLHPLTG; encoded by the exons TGTTTAATTATTGGAGGTGGCCCATGTGGCTTGCGGACTGCCATAGAACTTGCCTTCCTGGGAGCCAAAGTTGTCGTTGTGGAGAAGCGGGACACTTTTTCAAGAAACAATGTGTTGCATCTTTGGCCATATACAATCCACGACCTCCGGGGACTGGGAGCAAAGaaattttatggaaaattcTGTGCAGGATCTATTGATCACATCA GTATTCGACAACTTCAACTTATCCTCTTCAAAGTTGCACTTATACTAGGAGTTGAAATCCATGTGAATCTCGAATTTGTGAAAGTCCTGGAACCTCCTGAAGATcaagaaaaccaaa AGATAGGTTGGAGGGCTGAATTTCTCCCCATGGATCACCCGTTGTCAGAGTATGAATTTGATGTTATTATTGGTGCAGATGGCCGCAGGAATACGTTAGAAG GTTTCAGGAGGAAGGAGTTTCGTGGAAAGCTGGCTATAGCTATCACTGCCAattttataaatagaaatacaaCTGCAGAAGCCAAGGTAGAAGAAATTAGTGGTGTTGCTTTCATCTTCAATCAGAAGTTCTTCCAGGACCTTAAGGAAGAAACGG GAATTGACCTGGAGAATATTGTTTACTACAAAGACAGCACTCATTATTTTGTGATGACAGCAAAAAAGCAGTCTCTTCTGGACAAAGGAGTGATTATTAAT GACTATATTGATACTGAGTTGCTCCTCTGTGGGGAAAATGTGAACCAGAACAATTTACTGTCCTATGCGAGAGAAGCTGCTGACTTTGCAACCAATTACCAGCTGCCATCCTTGGATTTTGCAATTAATCACTATGGGCAACCAGATGTAGCAATGTTTGATTTTACTTCCATGTATGCATCTGAAAATGCTGCACTAGTGAGAGAGAGGCACAGACATCAGCTCCTGGTGGCGCTTGTTGGAGATAGTTTGCTTGAG CCCTTCTGGCCAATGGGTACGGGCTGTGCAAGAGGCTTCTTAGCTGCTTTCGATACTGCATGGATGGTACGGAGCTGGGCTCAAGGAAAACCCCCATTAGAAGTCCTTGCTGAACG AGAGAGCATTTATCGACTTTTGCCTCAGACTACCCCTGAAAATATTAACAAGAACTTTGACCAGTATACCATTGACCCGGGAACAAGATACCCGAACTTGAACTCAAGCTGTGTGCGGCCTCACCAG GTGAGGCAATTATATGTTACCAATGAGTTACAACAATGTCCTCTTGAAAGAGTAAGCTCCATTAGAAGATCAGTGAATCTCTCCAGACATG AGTCGGATATTCGACCTAACAAGCTTTTGACCTGGTGTCAGAAGCAGACAGAAGGGTACCGTAATGTTAACATTACAGACCTGACTACCTCCTGGAAAAGTGGCCTTGCGTTGTGTGCAATTATCCATCGCTTCAGACCTGACCTCAT CGACTTTGATGCTCTGAACGAAGAGGACGTTGTCAAAAACAACCAGCTGGCGTTTGACGTTGCTGAGCAAGAGTTTGGGATCCCCCCTGTGACCACGGGGAAGGAGGTGGGGTCAGCCGGGGAGCCCGACAAGCTCAGCATGGTCATGTACCTCTCCAAGTTCTACGAACTGTTCAGGGGGACACCTCTGCGGGCAGTAG ATGCTGGCGACaagcaaaatggagaaaataatgaTCTTTGTTCAGCAAAATCATCAAACTTCATCTTTAATAATTATATCAATTTAACTTTACCAAGAAAACGAGTACCAAAG GTTGAAGGGAAAACGGAAGAAAATGAGACTAACAAAAGACGTCGAAAAGGTCTTCTTGGTGTCTTCGAGGAG GCTTCAGGCTTTTCAAGCCAAGGGACAAATGCTGGGAAAGAACAGAGTGATGGCAGAGAAGGATTGAACCAGAATAAAGTTAAATCAATGGCAACTCAACTGTTGGCAAAGTTTGAAGAGAATGCTCCAAATACAATTTTTCGGAGGCAG GAGCTAATAGATAGACCAGCCCTGCTCTCTTCTGACCCTCCTGTTAATCCTCGCTTTGCTAAACCTAAGGATCCAAGCCTTCTTCCACCTCAACCAAAAAGGCAG GTGGTAGCTAGGAGTGAACACGAGGTCAGGGAACCCAAACAGTCTTTAAGTGGTTCTGATCATATGGCCAGGAGAGCAAAGACTGTACAAAAAACAGATACCCAGCCCAGTCTGTCAGAAACCTCTGAAAATCTCGCATCTGCCTGTTCTGCTGCATTTGTACTTTCTGGAGTGCTTGAGCGTCTTCAGcacctggaggaaaaaatgaaacag AAAAGAGCTCAGACCATAGCAAATAGGGAATTCcataaaaagaacattaaagAGAAAGCGGCACATCTTGCCTCAATGTTTGGATACATGGAGTTTCCAAAG AATAAGCTACCTACTAAAGGCTTATCCCATTCTCAGCCCCCAACTCCCTCTTGCTCTCCACCTCATGAttcagctgctgcctcttctccatCGTCTGTCGGTTCAGCTTCCCCTGCTGTTCCTTCTAGACAG ATGACTGTAGGAAAGGTCTCAAGTGCAGTTGGAGCTGTGGCTGAAGTTCTTGTCAATCTGTATGTGAATGATCACAGACCCAAGCCACAGCTTCCCCGCCTTGAACTG AAGCAGTCTCTGAAGAGAGCTACAGGTTCTTGCCCCATTCCTCATTCGCCATCTCCTGCCTCCACTGCTCAAAGCTGTCAGGTATTGGGAAGCAAA GGATCTCTGCGAAAAGAATTTCCTCAGTCTATCGGGGGGAGTGACATTtgttatttctgcaaaaaaCGGGTATATGTTATGGAGCGGCTGAGCGCAGAAGGCCACTTCTTTCATAGGGAGTGCTTCAAGTGTGAAATATGCTCTACAACGCTCCGTTTAGGAATTTATGCCTTTGATGTTGAAGAAG gtaAATTTTACTGTAAACCTCATTTTACGCACTGCAAAATCAGTACtaaacacagaaagagaagagcaaCGTTACAAACCCAAGGAAAG GAGGCAACAGAAGCATGGAAGAAAGAGGAACCCAAACCCACAGAGACCACCACAGAAAGCACTTTGTCTACTGCTAGCAGTCCAGAGGACAGGTCCCCAG
- the MICAL2 gene encoding F-actin-monooxygenase MICAL2 isoform X4, translating into MGENDDEKYSQAGQIFENFVQASTCKGTIQAFNILTRQLELDPLDNRNFYTKLKSRVTTWKAKALWNKLDKRASHKEYKRGKSCMNTKCLIIGGGPCGLRTAIELAFLGAKVVVVEKRDTFSRNNVLHLWPYTIHDLRGLGAKKFYGKFCAGSIDHISIRQLQLILFKVALILGVEIHVNLEFVKVLEPPEDQENQKIGWRAEFLPMDHPLSEYEFDVIIGADGRRNTLEGFRRKEFRGKLAIAITANFINRNTTAEAKVEEISGVAFIFNQKFFQDLKEETGIDLENIVYYKDSTHYFVMTAKKQSLLDKGVIINDYIDTELLLCGENVNQNNLLSYAREAADFATNYQLPSLDFAINHYGQPDVAMFDFTSMYASENAALVRERHRHQLLVALVGDSLLEPFWPMGTGCARGFLAAFDTAWMVRSWAQGKPPLEVLAERESIYRLLPQTTPENINKNFDQYTIDPGTRYPNLNSSCVRPHQVRQLYVTNELQQCPLERVSSIRRSVNLSRHESDIRPNKLLTWCQKQTEGYRNVNITDLTTSWKSGLALCAIIHRFRPDLIDFDALNEEDVVKNNQLAFDVAEQEFGIPPVTTGKEVGSAGEPDKLSMVMYLSKFYELFRGTPLRAVDAGDKQNGENNDLCSAKSSNFIFNNYINLTLPRKRVPKVEGKTEENETNKRRRKGLLGVFEEASGFSSQGTNAGKEQSDGREGLNQNKVKSMATQLLAKFEENAPNTIFRRQELIDRPALLSSDPPVNPRFAKPKDPSLLPPQPKRQFQVVARSEHEVREPKQSLSGSDHMARRAKTVQKTDTQPSLSETSENLASACSAAFVLSGVLERLQHLEEKMKQKRAQTIANREFHKKNIKEKAAHLASMFGYMEFPKNKLPTKGLSHSQPPTPSCSPPHDSAAASSPSSVGSASPAVPSRQMTVGKVSSAVGAVAEVLVNLYVNDHRPKPQLPRLELKQSLKRATGSCPIPHSPSPASTAQSCQGSLRKEFPQSIGGSDICYFCKKRVYVMERLSAEGHFFHRECFKCEICSTTLRLGIYAFDVEEGKFYCKPHFTHCKISTKHRKRRATLQTQGKEATEAWKKEEPKPTETTTESTLSTASSPEDRSPVQFIIPVLHPLTG; encoded by the exons TGTTTAATTATTGGAGGTGGCCCATGTGGCTTGCGGACTGCCATAGAACTTGCCTTCCTGGGAGCCAAAGTTGTCGTTGTGGAGAAGCGGGACACTTTTTCAAGAAACAATGTGTTGCATCTTTGGCCATATACAATCCACGACCTCCGGGGACTGGGAGCAAAGaaattttatggaaaattcTGTGCAGGATCTATTGATCACATCA GTATTCGACAACTTCAACTTATCCTCTTCAAAGTTGCACTTATACTAGGAGTTGAAATCCATGTGAATCTCGAATTTGTGAAAGTCCTGGAACCTCCTGAAGATcaagaaaaccaaa AGATAGGTTGGAGGGCTGAATTTCTCCCCATGGATCACCCGTTGTCAGAGTATGAATTTGATGTTATTATTGGTGCAGATGGCCGCAGGAATACGTTAGAAG GTTTCAGGAGGAAGGAGTTTCGTGGAAAGCTGGCTATAGCTATCACTGCCAattttataaatagaaatacaaCTGCAGAAGCCAAGGTAGAAGAAATTAGTGGTGTTGCTTTCATCTTCAATCAGAAGTTCTTCCAGGACCTTAAGGAAGAAACGG GAATTGACCTGGAGAATATTGTTTACTACAAAGACAGCACTCATTATTTTGTGATGACAGCAAAAAAGCAGTCTCTTCTGGACAAAGGAGTGATTATTAAT GACTATATTGATACTGAGTTGCTCCTCTGTGGGGAAAATGTGAACCAGAACAATTTACTGTCCTATGCGAGAGAAGCTGCTGACTTTGCAACCAATTACCAGCTGCCATCCTTGGATTTTGCAATTAATCACTATGGGCAACCAGATGTAGCAATGTTTGATTTTACTTCCATGTATGCATCTGAAAATGCTGCACTAGTGAGAGAGAGGCACAGACATCAGCTCCTGGTGGCGCTTGTTGGAGATAGTTTGCTTGAG CCCTTCTGGCCAATGGGTACGGGCTGTGCAAGAGGCTTCTTAGCTGCTTTCGATACTGCATGGATGGTACGGAGCTGGGCTCAAGGAAAACCCCCATTAGAAGTCCTTGCTGAACG AGAGAGCATTTATCGACTTTTGCCTCAGACTACCCCTGAAAATATTAACAAGAACTTTGACCAGTATACCATTGACCCGGGAACAAGATACCCGAACTTGAACTCAAGCTGTGTGCGGCCTCACCAG GTGAGGCAATTATATGTTACCAATGAGTTACAACAATGTCCTCTTGAAAGAGTAAGCTCCATTAGAAGATCAGTGAATCTCTCCAGACATG AGTCGGATATTCGACCTAACAAGCTTTTGACCTGGTGTCAGAAGCAGACAGAAGGGTACCGTAATGTTAACATTACAGACCTGACTACCTCCTGGAAAAGTGGCCTTGCGTTGTGTGCAATTATCCATCGCTTCAGACCTGACCTCAT CGACTTTGATGCTCTGAACGAAGAGGACGTTGTCAAAAACAACCAGCTGGCGTTTGACGTTGCTGAGCAAGAGTTTGGGATCCCCCCTGTGACCACGGGGAAGGAGGTGGGGTCAGCCGGGGAGCCCGACAAGCTCAGCATGGTCATGTACCTCTCCAAGTTCTACGAACTGTTCAGGGGGACACCTCTGCGGGCAGTAG ATGCTGGCGACaagcaaaatggagaaaataatgaTCTTTGTTCAGCAAAATCATCAAACTTCATCTTTAATAATTATATCAATTTAACTTTACCAAGAAAACGAGTACCAAAG GTTGAAGGGAAAACGGAAGAAAATGAGACTAACAAAAGACGTCGAAAAGGTCTTCTTGGTGTCTTCGAGGAG GCTTCAGGCTTTTCAAGCCAAGGGACAAATGCTGGGAAAGAACAGAGTGATGGCAGAGAAGGATTGAACCAGAATAAAGTTAAATCAATGGCAACTCAACTGTTGGCAAAGTTTGAAGAGAATGCTCCAAATACAATTTTTCGGAGGCAG GAGCTAATAGATAGACCAGCCCTGCTCTCTTCTGACCCTCCTGTTAATCCTCGCTTTGCTAAACCTAAGGATCCAAGCCTTCTTCCACCTCAACCAAAAAGGCAG TTTCAGGTGGTAGCTAGGAGTGAACACGAGGTCAGGGAACCCAAACAGTCTTTAAGTGGTTCTGATCATATGGCCAGGAGAGCAAAGACTGTACAAAAAACAGATACCCAGCCCAGTCTGTCAGAAACCTCTGAAAATCTCGCATCTGCCTGTTCTGCTGCATTTGTACTTTCTGGAGTGCTTGAGCGTCTTCAGcacctggaggaaaaaatgaaacag AAAAGAGCTCAGACCATAGCAAATAGGGAATTCcataaaaagaacattaaagAGAAAGCGGCACATCTTGCCTCAATGTTTGGATACATGGAGTTTCCAAAG AATAAGCTACCTACTAAAGGCTTATCCCATTCTCAGCCCCCAACTCCCTCTTGCTCTCCACCTCATGAttcagctgctgcctcttctccatCGTCTGTCGGTTCAGCTTCCCCTGCTGTTCCTTCTAGACAG ATGACTGTAGGAAAGGTCTCAAGTGCAGTTGGAGCTGTGGCTGAAGTTCTTGTCAATCTGTATGTGAATGATCACAGACCCAAGCCACAGCTTCCCCGCCTTGAACTG AAGCAGTCTCTGAAGAGAGCTACAGGTTCTTGCCCCATTCCTCATTCGCCATCTCCTGCCTCCACTGCTCAAAGCTGTCAG GGATCTCTGCGAAAAGAATTTCCTCAGTCTATCGGGGGGAGTGACATTtgttatttctgcaaaaaaCGGGTATATGTTATGGAGCGGCTGAGCGCAGAAGGCCACTTCTTTCATAGGGAGTGCTTCAAGTGTGAAATATGCTCTACAACGCTCCGTTTAGGAATTTATGCCTTTGATGTTGAAGAAG gtaAATTTTACTGTAAACCTCATTTTACGCACTGCAAAATCAGTACtaaacacagaaagagaagagcaaCGTTACAAACCCAAGGAAAG GAGGCAACAGAAGCATGGAAGAAAGAGGAACCCAAACCCACAGAGACCACCACAGAAAGCACTTTGTCTACTGCTAGCAGTCCAGAGGACAGGTCCCCAG